DNA from Streptomyces sp. NBC_01476:
CAGCGCCATCGCCACCCGCGCCGCGACGTCCTCTGCGTACGCCGCGTCCGCCCGGTCGAAGAGCCGGCGCCCCGAGCCCCGGAGGAAGGTGAGCGCTCCCACCGTGCGGCCGCGGCTGCGCAGCACCGTGGCCAGCCCGTGTTCCGTCCCCGCGGGCCAGCGGCGGCCCGCCGCCCAGACGTCGGTCCGGCCGCGGGGCGCCTGCTCGGCGACCTCCGGGGTGCCGAAGCTGGTCCGTACGGTGCCGAGCCGCTCCACGGCCTGGAGCACCGGGTGCCCGGGCTCGTAACCCACCGGGATCGCGTTGCCTGCGACGGGGAGGACCAGCGGCGCCTCGCCCTCCGGGGTGGTGATGATCCGGATCAGCCGGCCGGCCGGGTCCGCGAGGTCGACCAGCGCGTGGTCGGCGAACCCGGCGAGCGCGAAGTCGAGGTGCAGCACCGCCCCCTCCAGCGGGTTCTCGCACTCGGCGGCGGCCCGGTCGGCGCGGTGCAGCTGCTGGTACCGGAAACGTATCCGGGCGCTCTGCTGCTCCAGCGTCCGCTGCGCGGTGACGTCGGTGAAGAGCCAGCCCACGCCCAGCGGCACCGGCTCCTCGCCGAGCGGCGAGCCGAGCAGCACGAAACCGCTGCGCCAGCAGTAGCGGGCCCCGGTCTCGTCGCCGCGCAGGCTGATCCAGACCTCGGTGCCGGACGGTGAGACGCCCTCGGCGAGTACGTGCTGGAGCGCGTTCTCCAGTTCCTCGACGCCCTGGTCGAGCAGGTCACCGAGGGGCCGGCCGAGGAGCGCGTCGCGGCCGGAGTGGAGCAGTTCGGCCGCCCGCCGGTTGGCCAGCGCGGGCCGCAGATCGGCGTCGATCAGCATCACGCCCCAGGAGGCGTCGGCGAAGAGCGACTCGCTCAGCGCGATCGACCGTTCCAGGTCGATCTGGGCGTGGACCTCGGAGAAGGCGCAGTAGACGCCGGCCGGCCGCCCGTCCGCCCCGGCCACCGCCGCGGCCTGCGCCCTGATCAGCACCCGCCGCCCGTCCTTGGTCAGCAGCGCGAACTCGTGCACCTGGCGGCCCGGCGCGTCCATCGCCGCCATCAGCCGGGCGTCGATCCCCCGGGAGTCCGCGGCCCGCGCCGCCCAGCCGCCGAACCCGCGCCGGCCGACCGCCTCCTCGGGTGGCCAGCCCAGGATGCGGACCGCCTCCGCGTTCCAGTGGGTGATCACTCCGTCCCGGTCGAAGGCGCACAGGCCCGCCTCCATGCCGTCCAGCAGCGCTGCCAGCAGCTGCTCATCACCCTTGGGTTGCGCATCAAATGGCTGCACGTCTCAACATTCAACCTCGGTGTGGGCTGCGTCACACGAGATTTGCCTAAATCGGTTGTCGATCCGCCGATCACTTCTTACGGTGGGGATACACACGAAGGGAGGTGGTCTGAAGCATGAGTTGCACTCGGACACGTGAGGTGACTGCGGGCTAGCTCCGCGCACTCGGCGTGCAGGTTGCTCGCCAATCCCACGCAGTTCACCCGACCCGCGGGCTCGTCGGACTTGTCCGGCCGGTGCTCGGAGCCACCTGGCTCCGGGGAGCAGCCCGCGGGTCGTTCGCGTTCTGCGGCACGTCATACGGCGGCAGGCCCCGGAGCAGCGATGCCTTCCCCGAGAACGCCCCCGGGCAGATCACCGCGAGTCACGGCGCGAGCCGCTCCACCGACCACGGGTCACCGCCCGCTCCCCCGGCCACGTACCGCAGCCGGTCGTGCAGCCGGTTCTCCCGCCCCTGCCAGAACTCCACGCTCGCCGCCACCACCCGGAAGCCGCCCCAGTCCGGCGGCACCGGCACCTGCGTCCCCTCCGGCCAGCGGGCCGCGAGCCGCGCGTACTCCTCCTCAAGTCCGGCCCGTGAAGCGACCACGCTCGACTGCTCGCTCGCCCAGGCGCCGATCTGCGAACCGTGCGGCCTGCTGTGGAAGTACGCCGCCGTCTCCTGCGCCGGCACCCGCTCGGCGCGGCCGGCCACGATCACCTGGCGGGCGATCGGATGCCAGGGGAAGAGCAGCGAGACCCGGGGGTTGGCGGCGAGTTCGCGGCCTTTGCGGGAGCCGTAGTTGGTGAAGAAGACGAAGCCGCGCTGGTCATAGCCCTTGAGCAGCACCGTGCGGGAGCTGGGCACGCCGTCCGGCCCCACCGTGGAGACCACCATCGCGTTGGGTTCGGTGAGCGCTCCGCCGCCGGTCGCCTGCACGGCGTCGGTGAACCAGCGGGCGAACTGCTCGTAGGGGTCGCCCGCCAGCTCGCTCTCGTCGAGCCCCGCGGCCTGGTACTGCTTGCGCATCGCGGCCGGGTCGTCGGCGCGCACCGCCTCGTCGCGCCCCTCGTGGGGCTCGCGTGGTTCGCGGGGCTCTCGTGGCTCTCGTGGTCCTCGTACGTCTCGCACCCGGACATCTTCCAGGACGGCGGCCCGCCGCGGGCCCGGCCGGCGGATGTGCGGCATCTCACCCTGACCGTCCGGCCCGTCAGCCGGGAGAATTGCCTGTCGGAGACGTCGTGCACGGCAAAACCTGCGCAGCGGACCCCACAGAGAATTCCGATGCTCATCAGAGGAGCCGCCTCATGTCCGATTTCGTACCGGGACTCGAAGGAGTCGTCGCGTTCGAGACGGAGATCGCCGAGCCGGACAAGGAGGGGGGTTCGCTCCGCTACCGCGGGGTCGACATCGAGGACCTGGTCGGCCATGTCGGCTTCGGGCACGTGTGGGGCCTGCTGGTGGACGGCAGGTTCAACCCGGGGCTGCCGCCGGCCGAGCCGTTCCCGATCCCGGTCCACTCCGGCGACATCCGGGTCGACGTGCAGTCCGCGCTGGCCATGCTGGCGCCGGTGTGGGGGCTGAAACCCCTGCTGGACATCGACGCGGACGAGGCCAGGGACAACCTCGCCCGCGCGGCCGTGATGGCGCTGTCGTACGTCGCCCAGTCGGCCCGCGGGCAGGGGCATCCGATGGTGCCGCAGCGGGAGATCGACAAGGCGCAGTCCATCACCGAGCGGTTCATGATCCGCTGGCGCGGTGAGCCCGACCCCAAGCACGTGGCCGCGGTGGACGCGTACTGGACCTCGGCCGCCGAGCACGGCATGAACGCCTCGACCTTCACCGCCCGGGTCATCGCCTCGACCGGCGCGGACGTCGCCGCGGCGCTGTCCGGCGCGGTGGGCGCGATGTCGGGACCGCTGCACGGCGGGGCGCCGTCGCGGGTCCTCGGCATGATCGAGGAGATCGAGCGGACCGGTGACGCCGAGGGGTACGTGAAGAAGACGCTCGACAAGGGCGAGCGGCTGATGGGCTTCGGCCACCGCGTCTACCGCGCCGAGGACCCGCGGGCCAGGGTGCTGCGCCGTACCGCCCGCGAGCTGGGCGCACCGCGGTACGAGGTCGCCGAGGCGCTGGAGAAGGCCGCGCTCGCCGAGCTGCACGCGCGCCGCCCGGACCGGGTGCTGGCCACCAACGTGGAGTTCTGGGCCGCGATCATGCTGGACTTCGCGGAGGTGCCGGCGCACATGTTCACGTCGATGTTCACCTGTGCGCGGACCGCCGGCTGGTCGGCGCACATCCTGGAGCAGAAGCGCACCGGCCGGCTGGTGCGGCCGTCCGCGCGGTACGTCGGCCCCGGCACCCGCGGCCCGCAGGACGTCGAGGGGTACGAGGGCATCGCGCACTGACGCCGCGGCGGCGGCCCGCCCGAGCACCCGTGGGTGGGCCGCCGCCATGCTCCCGACAGCCCTGTCTCACCGGATGGGACACTCACCGAAACCCTCCCGTTACGCACTACGCTGCCAGCGTGGCCGACATTCAGATTCCCGCTGACATCAAGCCCGCCGACGGACGGTTCGGGTCGGGCCCCTCCAAGGTGCGGACGCAGGCGCTCGACGCGCTCGCCGCCACCGGGACGTCCCTGCTCGGTACCTCCCACCGCCAGGCGCCGGTGAAGAACCTCGTCGGGCAGGTCCGTGAGGGCATCCGGCAGCTCTTCTCCCTCCCCGACGGCTACGAGGTGGTGCTCGGCAACGGCGGCTCCACCGCCTTCTGGGACATCGCCACGCACGGCCTGATCACCGCGAAGTCCGAGCACCTCTCCTTCGGTGAGTTCTCCTCGAAGTTCGCCAAGGCCGCGGAGCTGGCCCCGTGGCTGGCCGACCCGACGGTCGTGAAGTCCGACCCGGGCACCCACCCGGAGCCGGTCGCGGAACCGGGCGTGGACGTCTACGCGTTCACCCACAACGAGACCTCCACCGGTGTCGCGATGCCGATCCGCCGGGTCGCGGGCGCCGACGCGGACGCGCTGGTCCTGGTGGACGCCACCTCGGGCGCGGGCGGCCTGCCGGTCGACATCACCGAGACCGACGTCTACTACTTCGCGCCGCAGAAGTCCTTCGCGGCCGACGGCGGCCTGTGGCTGGCCGCGTTCTCCCCGGCGGCGCTGGAGCGGGCTGCCACCGTCGCCGCGTCCGGCCGGCACATCCCGGCGTTCTTCGACCTGCCGACCGCGATCGACAACTCCTCGAAGAACCAGACGTACAACACCCCGGCGCTTGCCACCCTCTTCCTGCTCAACGAGCAGCTGGAGTGGATCAACGGCCAGGGCGCCCTCGACTGGGCGGTCAAGCGCACCGGCGACTCCTCCTCGCGGCTGTACAGCTGGGCCGAGAAGGCGTCGTACGCGACCCCGTTCGTGGCCGACCCGGCGCAGCGCTCGCAGGTCGTCGGCACCATCGACTTCGAGGACGGCGTGGACGCCGCCGCGGTCGCCAAGGTGCTGCGGGCCAACGGCATCGTGGACACCGAGCCGTACCGCAAGCTGGGCCGCAACCAGCTGCGGGTGGCGATGTTCCCGGCCGTCGACCCGGCGGACGTCGAGGCGCTCACCGCGAGCATCGACTACGTCATCGGCCGGCTCTGAACCCCGGCCCCCCAGGGCCCGCGCGGACGGACCTTCCGCGCCCCTGACCCGGAAGTCGGCGGCGGCCCGCTCCATCGAGCGGGCCGCCGCCGTCGTGCGCCGCGACAGCGCCGAACGCCCGGGCGTTACCGGCGCCGCTGCCGCTGCCGCCGGAAGTAGTTCCGGGTCCCCACCCCCACCGCGCCGATCAGGACCAGCAGGCCGATCCCCAGCGCCTTGCCGCCCTTGCCCTGTGACGTCCCGTCGGTGGACGTGCTCGCCCCGCCCGAAGGGCTCCCGGTGGCGCCCGCCGGGTCCCCGCCCGGCGCCTTCGCGGCAGCGGCCACGCTGTCGGGCAGGTCCTTGCCGCTGAGCGGTTCCTTCCACACCTCGCTGTCCGAGCCCTCGCTGCCGTACATCAGCGACCGGCCGTCCGTCGTATACGTGACGGACTCGCCCTGCTGCTGCATGGGTACGTCCAGGCCGCCGATCTGCTGCGGGCGGTCGGCGGTCCAGCGGTAGTCGGTGGACCAGAAGTAGCCGCGCAGCACCAGCCGGCTGCCGTCGGGCGAGAAGGAGCCGTCGGTCACCCAGGGCACGTCCGCGATGCTGCGGAAGGTGTTGACGCCGTCGGGGTCGAGCTTCGCGGGGCCCTCGTAGAGGTGGCCGCCGTCCTCGTTCTTGCTGGCGATGTAGACCCGGCCGGTCCTGGGCTGGACCATCAGCGCCTCGGCGTTGCGCGGACCGGCGTCGTAGCGGACGGTGAAGCGGGTGACGTCCACAGTCTGGTCGGTCAGCTGCCGGGGCTCGGGGAAGCGGTAGATCCACACCTCCGGCCAGCTGCCGTTGAGGTTGTCGCCGATGTCGCCGACGTAGAGGTCACCGTCCGGGCCGAGCGAGATCGCCTCCACGTCGCGGGCTTTGATGCCGCGCATGGTGACCCTGGCCACCGTCCTGCCGGTGGCGGAGTCGATGGCGTAGACGTACGGGCCGTCGTCGCTGTCGTTGTGCGTCCAGTACACGCCCGGGTGCAGGCGGCTGGCGGCCAGGCCGCTGGACTCGGTGATCCGCGGGTCGCTGATCCGGAAGGCGACCGAGGGCCCGCTGTCGGCGGCGGCGGGCCAGGCGGCCGTGCCCACCAGAGCGAAGGCGGCAGCGGCGGCCAGGGGAAGGGTCGGACGAAGGGCGCGCATGCCCCCCAGTGTCCCTGGTCGGCCGCCGGTCGGGGATGATGCCCGGCATGCGTTACCTCTTCGTCGGCGATTCGATGACCATCGGTTCCGCCGGTGACTACACCTGGCGCTACCGCATGTGGCAGCACCTGTGCGGCCTCGGGGAGCCGTTCACGGTGGTGGGTCCGCGCAGCACGCTGTACGACGCCGCGGCCGGCGACGCGGTCTCCGCGGACTACGCCGATCCGGGGTTCCCGGCGAACGCGCGCCGCCATCTGGCGGGTTGGGGCGAGGGCTGGCTGCACATGGTGCCGCTGATCGGCGAGGCGGTCCGCGAGCACCGCCCGGATGTGCTGCTGGTCTCGCTGGGCCTGATCGACCTGGGCTTCTACACCGACGCCGAGCAGACCGCGGCGAACGTGGCCAGGTTCATCGCCGAGGCGCGGGCCGCCCGGCCGCGGATCCGGATGGTGCTGCTGCCGGTGATCGCGAACACGCGCGCCGAACTGGACCCGGACTTCGCCGGCCAGTGCGCCGAACTCAACGAGCGGATCGCGAAGGTGGTCGCCGAACAGGACTCGCCGTCCTCGCCGCTGCTGATGGCCTCCCGCCCGGCCGGCTACGACATACAGCTCGACACCTACGACGGCACGCACC
Protein-coding regions in this window:
- a CDS encoding PAS domain-containing protein; amino-acid sequence: MQPFDAQPKGDEQLLAALLDGMEAGLCAFDRDGVITHWNAEAVRILGWPPEEAVGRRGFGGWAARAADSRGIDARLMAAMDAPGRQVHEFALLTKDGRRVLIRAQAAAVAGADGRPAGVYCAFSEVHAQIDLERSIALSESLFADASWGVMLIDADLRPALANRRAAELLHSGRDALLGRPLGDLLDQGVEELENALQHVLAEGVSPSGTEVWISLRGDETGARYCWRSGFVLLGSPLGEEPVPLGVGWLFTDVTAQRTLEQQSARIRFRYQQLHRADRAAAECENPLEGAVLHLDFALAGFADHALVDLADPAGRLIRIITTPEGEAPLVLPVAGNAIPVGYEPGHPVLQAVERLGTVRTSFGTPEVAEQAPRGRTDVWAAGRRWPAGTEHGLATVLRSRGRTVGALTFLRGSGRRLFDRADAAYAEDVAARVAMALDLAGLSGTEPAAPLPRGER
- the pdxH gene encoding pyridoxamine 5'-phosphate oxidase, with the translated sequence MRKQYQAAGLDESELAGDPYEQFARWFTDAVQATGGGALTEPNAMVVSTVGPDGVPSSRTVLLKGYDQRGFVFFTNYGSRKGRELAANPRVSLLFPWHPIARQVIVAGRAERVPAQETAAYFHSRPHGSQIGAWASEQSSVVASRAGLEEEYARLAARWPEGTQVPVPPDWGGFRVVAASVEFWQGRENRLHDRLRYVAGGAGGDPWSVERLAP
- a CDS encoding citrate synthase 2 is translated as MSDFVPGLEGVVAFETEIAEPDKEGGSLRYRGVDIEDLVGHVGFGHVWGLLVDGRFNPGLPPAEPFPIPVHSGDIRVDVQSALAMLAPVWGLKPLLDIDADEARDNLARAAVMALSYVAQSARGQGHPMVPQREIDKAQSITERFMIRWRGEPDPKHVAAVDAYWTSAAEHGMNASTFTARVIASTGADVAAALSGAVGAMSGPLHGGAPSRVLGMIEEIERTGDAEGYVKKTLDKGERLMGFGHRVYRAEDPRARVLRRTARELGAPRYEVAEALEKAALAELHARRPDRVLATNVEFWAAIMLDFAEVPAHMFTSMFTCARTAGWSAHILEQKRTGRLVRPSARYVGPGTRGPQDVEGYEGIAH
- the serC gene encoding phosphoserine transaminase, translating into MADIQIPADIKPADGRFGSGPSKVRTQALDALAATGTSLLGTSHRQAPVKNLVGQVREGIRQLFSLPDGYEVVLGNGGSTAFWDIATHGLITAKSEHLSFGEFSSKFAKAAELAPWLADPTVVKSDPGTHPEPVAEPGVDVYAFTHNETSTGVAMPIRRVAGADADALVLVDATSGAGGLPVDITETDVYYFAPQKSFAADGGLWLAAFSPAALERAATVAASGRHIPAFFDLPTAIDNSSKNQTYNTPALATLFLLNEQLEWINGQGALDWAVKRTGDSSSRLYSWAEKASYATPFVADPAQRSQVVGTIDFEDGVDAAAVAKVLRANGIVDTEPYRKLGRNQLRVAMFPAVDPADVEALTASIDYVIGRL
- a CDS encoding GDSL-type esterase/lipase family protein — encoded protein: MRYLFVGDSMTIGSAGDYTWRYRMWQHLCGLGEPFTVVGPRSTLYDAAAGDAVSADYADPGFPANARRHLAGWGEGWLHMVPLIGEAVREHRPDVLLVSLGLIDLGFYTDAEQTAANVARFIAEARAARPRIRMVLLPVIANTRAELDPDFAGQCAELNERIAKVVAEQDSPSSPLLMASRPAGYDIQLDTYDGTHPNPAGEHKLAAAFADAMHQAWGLGEPYAPA